One region of Deltaproteobacteria bacterium genomic DNA includes:
- a CDS encoding MBL fold metallo-hydrolase, with protein sequence MVVIQEGDETLLVDTGYEREGDVSSENKTRNWALLKGLLERNGFRSEAISKVFITHFHQDHCGSLEYFDQAKWYALDSALAELNSPSKEQFTPLKDGDQILPHTWVMHTPGHTKEHCSLLWSDEQEKIKVAICGDAIINLSWLQSGHVWKFNEDFYDKKVAQESSRRLIQQADILIPGHGQPFFRPTR encoded by the coding sequence GTGGTTGTTATCCAGGAGGGCGATGAGACCCTCTTGGTGGATACCGGCTATGAACGGGAAGGGGATGTTTCCTCTGAAAATAAGACCCGAAACTGGGCCTTGTTGAAGGGCCTGTTGGAACGGAACGGGTTCCGGTCCGAGGCAATCTCCAAAGTTTTCATCACCCATTTTCATCAGGATCATTGTGGCAGCCTGGAATATTTTGACCAGGCCAAATGGTATGCTCTGGATTCAGCCCTGGCTGAACTCAACAGTCCGAGCAAAGAACAATTCACTCCTCTAAAGGATGGGGATCAAATTCTGCCCCATACGTGGGTTATGCACACACCGGGGCACACCAAAGAGCACTGTTCCCTTCTATGGTCGGATGAACAGGAAAAGATTAAAGTGGCTATTTGCGGAGATGCCATTATCAACCTTTCCTGGCTTCAATCGGGACATGTCTGGAAATTCAATGAAGATTTTTATGACAAAAAGGTTGCCCAAGAAAGCAGTAGACGATTGATTCAACAAGCGGATATTTTGATCCCCGGCCATGGTCAGCCATTTTTTAGGCCTACAAGGTAA